The proteins below are encoded in one region of Silene latifolia isolate original U9 population chromosome 2, ASM4854445v1, whole genome shotgun sequence:
- the LOC141643194 gene encoding pyridoxal kinase — translation MAQPPILSIALPSDTGRVLSIQSHTVQGYVGNKSAVFPLQLLGFDVDPVNSVQFSNHTGYPTFKGQVLNGKELWDLIEGLEANNLLFYTHLLTGYIGSVSFLNTVLEVVTKLRSVNPGLVYVCDPVMGDEGKLYIPQELVSVYREKVVPVASMLTPNQFEAELLTGLRIVSEKDGMEACNKLHLAGPAKVVITSINIDGSLLLIGSSKKDKDQAPQQFKIMIPKIPAYFTGTGDLTTALLLGWSNKYPDNLAKAAELAVSSLQALLQRTINDYRHAGFDPKTSSLEIRLVQSQDDIRNPQIKLVAEKYE, via the exons ATGGCGCAACCTCCGATTTTGTCTATTGCGTTGCCGTCTGATACTGGTCGTGTTCTTAGCATTCAATCTCATACTGTTCAG GGTTATGTTGGCAATAAATCTGCAGTGTTTCCACTTCAGTTGCTTGGTTTTGATGTTGACCCGGTTAATTCCGTGCAGTTCTCAAATCACACAG GGTATCCGACATTCAAAGGCCAAGTTTTGAATGGTAAAGAACTATGGGACTTAATAGAAGGCCTTGAAGCGAATAATCTGTTGTTCTACACTCATTTATTGACAG GCTACATTGGTTCAGTCTCATTTCTGAATACTGTTTTGGAAGTCGTTACTAAACTACGTTCTGTGAATCCTGGACTTGTCTATG TTTGTGATCCAGTCATGGGTGATGAAGGAAAGCTTTATATCCCCCAAGAGCTGGTATCAGTGTATCGGGAAAAG GTTGTCCCTGTTGCCTCCATGTTGACACCTAACCAGTTTGAAGCTGAGTTGTTGACTGGATTGAG AATCGTATCAGAAAAAGATGGTATGGAAGCTTGCAACAAACTTCATTTAGCTGGACCAGCTAAG GTTGTAATCACAAGCATAAATATTGATGGAAGTCTCCTTCTCATTGGGAGCAGTAAAAAGGACAAG GATCAAGCTCCCCAGCAATTTAAAATTATGATACCGAAAATTCCTGCCTATTTCACG GGAACTGGAGATCTAACAACAGCTTTGTTACTTGGTTGGAGCAAT AAGTATCCTGATAATCTTGCTAAAGCAGCTGAGCTTGCTGTTTCAAGCTTGCAG GCACTTTTGCAAAGGACGATTAACGACTACAGACACGCAGGATTTGATCCTAAAACCAGCAGTCTAGAGATCCGATTGGTTCAGAGCCAGGACGACATTCGCAATCCTCAAATCAAGCTCGTTGCTGAGAAATATGAATAA
- the LOC141643195 gene encoding uncharacterized protein LOC141643195, whose product MPSHQQQLLQQQQQLLQRQQQQQQQQQQPPPQQQQQQQQQQQVVLNIETWVLKVNVNCEGCRRKVKKILTKIEGVFSVNIDAEQQRVIVKGVVDPSTLIKKLLKSGKQAELYSQKTKQQNNHQNQQNQKKSKNKDQMNPNPLALGVADGGLWQYGGNQEELESYLKGISANYPNDIESMMQLMAIREQNGGDNQGYDFGAAVKNNYQQFPNYPSGSAGYGYQQQQQPVMMANLLGSQYNQQNPYGGWLRANPQNVNRVYDGYLQMHNHY is encoded by the exons ATGCCTTCTCATCAACAACAACtactacaacaacaacagcagCTGCTGCAACGACAACAGCAACagcaacagcagcaacaacaaccaccacctcaacaacagcagcaacaacagcagcaacaacaagtAGTCTTGAACATTGAG ACATGGGTTCTGAAAGTTAATGTTAATTGCGAAGGTTGCCGTCGAAAAGTCAAGAAGATCCTCACAAAGATTGAAG GTGTTTTCTCAGTGAACATAGATGCAGAACAGCAGAGGGTCATAGTTAAAGGGGTGGTGGACCCGTCAACTTTGATCAAGAAACTACTTAAGTCAGGAAAACAAGCAGAACTCTACTCTCAAAAAACCAAGCAACAAAACAACCACCAAAACCAACAGAACCAGAAGAAGAGCAAGAACAAAGACCAGATGAACCCTAACCCACTAGCCTTAGGAGTGGCTGACGGTGGGTTATGGCAGTATGGAGGAAACCAGGAAGAACTGGAAAGTTATCTCAAGGGTATTTCTGCAAATTACCCAAACGACATTGAGAGCATGATGCAGCTGATGGCGATACGTGAGCAGAATGGCGGTGATAATCAAGGGTATGATTTTGGAGCAGCGGTAAAAAATAATTACCAGCAATTCCCAAATTACCCTAGTGGATCAGCGGGATATGGgtatcagcagcagcagcagcctgtAATGATGGCAAATTTGTTGGGGTCTCAATACAACCAGCAGAATCCTTATGGTGGATGGCTTAGGGCAAATCCTCAGAATGTGAACAGGGTGTATGATGGGTATTTGCAGATGCATAATCACTACTAA
- the LOC141641516 gene encoding flavonol 3-O-glucosyltransferase UGT89B1-like, protein MEMGKIQGNPVHVLIIPFPAPGHVIPLLELTRRLLTHRDNHFNITFFSTPSSLSLVTPLLSVFPPPQLQPLIFSPPSPSSSNDVIPPPTARVRALHALSDPIIAWYRSHPSPPCLIISDFFCTWTHKLCSCLRVPRVVFYPSAAFSSAVLYSMWGLAPNNPENDVNLEVVFDDVVGSPRFKWFELSFLFRSGKPGDPEWDIFRDDLLSNLTSWGALFNTFSEMEKVYIDHFINKMGHNRVWAVGPLLQDDVAQEGEPQAQNLMTWLNDKADCSVIYICFGSLTALTGEESTVLRAALEYSKVQFVWCARETDGEEGMDINTVDWECDPNTAKNGLIVKGWAPQLAILGHRAIGGFVTHCGWNSIVESIWPGVVTVAWPMGADQYSNAQLVVDKLGLGFQVKCDGPMGVPDPQELGQLLVKSLSATQLERDRVIRLGKMAASTVKSGASGIDFDQFVKCLSECILRSSV, encoded by the coding sequence ATGGAGATGGGAAAAATCCAAGGAAACCCGGTTCATGTGCTGATCATTCCATTCCCAGCACCAGGCCATGTCATTCCCCTTCTTGAACTCACCCGCCGCTTACTCACTCACCGTGACAACCACTTTAATATCACCTTTTTTTCAACCCCATCCTCGTTATCTCTCGTCACGCCTCTTCTCTCCGTGTTTCCTCCTCCGCAACTACAACCTCTCATTTTTTCTCCTCCATCCCCATCATCTTCAAATGACGTTATTCCGCCACCCACCGCTAGAGTACGTGCACTCCACGCACTTTCCGACCCGATTATCGCCTGGTACAGGTCCCACCCTTCCCCTCCATGTCTCATTATTTCCGACTTCTTCTGCACCTGGACCCATAAGCTGTGTTCCTGCCTCCGTGTGCCACGTGTAGTGTTCTACCCGTCTGCTGCTTTTAGTAGTGCTGTTCTGTATTCCATGTGGGGACTTGCACCTAACAACCCTGAAAATGACGTGAATCTTGAGGTAGTGTTTGATGACGTGGTGGGGTCACCACGGTTCAAGTGGTTTGAGTTGTCGTTTTTGTTTCGGAGTGGTAAACCAGGTGACCCGGAATGGGATATTTTTCGGGATGACTTGCTAAGCAATCTAACTAGCTGGGGTGCCTTGTTCAACACGTTCTCGGAGATGGAGAAAGTCTACATTGATCACTTTATTAACAAGATGGGCCATAATCGGGTGTGGGCCGTTGGCCCACTTTTGCAAGATGATGTGGCACAAGAGGGCGAGCCTCAGGCTCAGAACTTGATGACATGGCTAAATGACAAGGCCGATTGTTCAGTCATTTATatatgctttggaagtcttacaGCATTGACTGGGGAAGAGTCAACTGTTTTGAGAGCGGCCTTAGAGTATAGTAAGGTCCAGTTTGTATGGTGCGCTCGAGAAACGGATGGTGAGGAGGGTATGGATATTAACACGGTTGATTGGGAGTGTGACCCGAACACGGCTAAGAACGGGTTAATAGTTAAAGGGTGGGCCCCACAACTTGCTATTTTGGGGCATCGAGCTATAGGTGGATTCGTGACTCATTGTGGTTGGAACTCGATAGTTGAATCTATATGGCCGGGTGTAGTGACGGTGGCATGGCCGATGGGTGCGGACCAATACTCGAACGCTCAGCTAGTGGTGGATAAATTGGGGTTGGGCTTTCAGGTGAAGTGCGATGGGCCGATGGGTGTTCCCGATCCACAAGAATTGGGTCAATTATTAGTCAAGTCTTTGAGTGCTACCCAATTAGAGAGGGATCGAGTTATAAGACTGGGAAAGATGGCTGCCTCAACAGTAAAGTCTGGAGCCTCGGGCATTGATTTTGACCAATTTGTCAAGTGTTTGAGTGAGTGCATACTACGGAGTAGCGTATAA